The sequence below is a genomic window from Oncorhynchus keta strain PuntledgeMale-10-30-2019 unplaced genomic scaffold, Oket_V2 Un_contig_17873_pilon_pilon, whole genome shotgun sequence.
TCTGTTCAAGGAAATAGTCACAATGCAAGGTAAGAGGTTGGGTAGACTATACAATGAATTTAAATTAACAAATTATTTTCAAATTGATAATACTTTGGTGTGCCATAGTCAGACGGTTATTTATTCGTTTATGCCAAATACATTCCTGCGCACAAACCAGACAACCACCAAATCAGCGTCATTTCCTTAGACTCAATAGGAATTAACTCCTCCCCTTCACTTAGCAACCCAGAGCACGTAGCAACAGCTGAGCCAATGCGCTCTACCAGATACGGTCCCACCGACTGCGGTGCTTGGCAACCCACATAAAACGTGATGACGTCTTCCTCACTGAGCGTATTATGGGATGTGTGGAATTAAACAGCGAGGGCTGTAgatagaaaatatatatatagcttaTAAACGAGGTTGAAGTAAACATGGAGCTATCGGCTGTTGGAGAGCGTGTCTTCGCTGCCGAGTCCATCATCAAACAACGCATAAGAAGAGTACGCAGTTTATTTTCGTTACACCTCCGCGTTTCTAACAATAATGTATGCTAATCGTGTGTTTGTGCACCATCGCAATGACATATCGACAATAAGTAGGCCTAATTCTCTCCCTATTTGTTGTTATATTGCAGGGTCGAATGGAATACCTTGTGAAATGGAAAGGCTGGTCTAAAAAGTGAGTAGGCTACACTCTGGTTTGGAAGCTGACAGCAGAGCTTCCAGCCTGTCGTGTTATCTCTCGAATGCTTGTTTTTATGTGCACCAACGTGTGCTCATGACATGCTAAGGCCATGTAACCGAGGCTTGTTGATTGCGTACAGGGCATGGTTTTGGTAACATTCGCGTACTTTGCTTAGGCTATTTTAACGCACAAGCACACGACAAGAGTGTTGCTAACATTAGCAGATTGCTACCTCCACATACGTCGCTGTCCGCAAAGGCAATGCCATAATGAAAGCAACGAGATTCTTAGCCGACATTGTTTCATTTGGTGAACGCTTTCGCCACAAATGTGATACTCTTCTTACGCTACCGTATCGTTCTTTTGGATAGATATAGCACCTgggaaccagaggaaaacattctAGATGCGCGCCTCTTCGCTGCGTTCGAAGAAAGGTAAGGTTTTGACAGCACAGCAGGCCTCTTCTGGCAGAGTGCGAATATGTCATCTTGGGCTATCCCCAACAGACGACACGCATTTAACAACTCAAATATGACTCAATTATTTCGAGCGAGTTACGTTTCATACGAAAATTATATGTATTTATTTCACAGGGAGCGTGAAAGGGAGTTATTTGGGCCTAAGAAGAGGGGACCGAAGCCGGAGACATTTCTGCTGAAGGTGGGGGAATTTAACAGTGACTGTCATGAGTTAGTTAGTTCATGTTTCAGTCATATTTCTTTTCTTACTCATCACCTATGTTTTCCGACAATTGATTCATGAGTCTTGTGGTCTGATAGAATGTCAGACTAGAAAATGTCTGATATTCAGCTAATAAATTGATGAAAGTGCAACATTGTCTGTTATCTTGCTCTTTAATTGTTTACCTCTGCTTTAATTTCCGTTGTGATGTTATTGTTCAAACTCCAAGTTGAATAAAGTAACACACGTTTCCAAGTTAAAGTGGGAAATAAATGTATCGCAAAAGAGTGAATGCATGGGGCTTACTTTTTGTTCAAACATTGTCATTACCAACCAAATTGGCATCATTGTAATAAGGATTTTGGTGTAGGGAAATGGCATGTGGATGAACAATGGTAAATAGGCTATAGGCCTATTTCATTGTTGGAAAATATATGCAATGATACAGCTTATTAATAACAGGATTTAGCCTTCCAAGTACATGTTTATGAACCCCCATACTTATCTAACTTGACCACCTTTATACAGGCAAAGGCGAAAGCCACAGCAAAGACTTATGAATGCAGAAgagaaatgccaagggggatTCGTGTTTCATACCCTGTTCCGATGCCTATGATTACACCGAGAGCTCGAGAGGGACTACGGGCTGTCGTGCCCACAATCTTTCCCCCTAGCACGGTCAACCGAGGAGAGAGCGTGAGGGTCAGActgccagagacagagagaaggccGCGACCGGCGCCTCCGCACCCATTCATGGCTGAGGAATTTGTCAACATCCCTAAAAAAAGGGGACCTAAACCCAAGTTGCGTTTACGATTCAACGTGGAGCCAGACAGCTGTCCAACAGAGGAGCCCACAAAGAGGAGTCGGTTAGAGGAGCAGCAGGTCCCATACGGCCTGTCTAAAATGTCCAGACATTGTCATCATGAAGGCGAAACATCTAAGAGAAGTGTCATCCAGTTGACACGCAGGTTTCAAGAGGGAACGAGCATTGTGCCAAAATCAAACAAAGCTCAAAGACGGGTGGGGACTGTGTCCCATCCTGGCACCCATAGCCATGACGGTAGACTCCTCCATAAGGCTAGACTCGATCAACAGAGCCGCAGGACTTTAGAATGTCCTGGGGGCATGTCTGTCCCACACCCCAAACTGAAGCATGTGTCCAAAAACCATTTCTACAGAGCCAGTGACTCTTCCTCATCCATGCAACAGTCTAGGCCCATTGTTGTCGCCAAATCGCCTGCATGGAGGAGTTCTGGAGAGCAGTCAGCAGTGTCTTGGAGGCCTTGTCTGGATAATGTTGAGAAGGTGGTGGTAACCGATGTGACAACAAACTTTTTGACAGTCACCATCAAAGAGAGCAGCACAGACAAAGGTTTTTTCAAAGATAATAGATGAAATGAAGTCAGTATCTGCTTCACATAACATGACTAAATGCAACAGCTATTTGTAAGAAGTTAGTAATAGCTTAATCATGATCATTTGAGATACATTTTCTATAGGCCTAACTATATCCAGAGTTGTATGTTTAATATGTATTATGCCAAAGTATTTAATGTAATAATGACCAAATTAAACATGTCTATATAGTTTATTTGAATATAATTTTTTGGATAACTATTTCATATTTTAATTTAAACTTTTAAATACATTAATTAAGAGTCTTACATTTCCTCACCTTCTAATGGGGCTTTCAATTCAGCCTGGTTTAAATGTGGTAGGCTATAGAGGTATGTAATGGCTGTTATTTAATATAGCAATAAGGACTTTCCCTAATGTTTCATACCATTTTCTGTAcacgtttaaaaatatatatttaaaacatattttcacaTTTTGTATTAACATAATTGCAAGGATAGACATGCATGTAGACCTACCTAGTGTAAAATAGGCCTAATATTTAAAAATATTTGGAAAATACCTTCCATTATCCATAGCATATTCTATGCAATAAATCGAGAATATTCGTGTGAAAATGTATGTCAGGTAAGGTTCAATGGACGACCTTGACCTATAGTTAACAATTACCCTAATACACAACTCTGTGCTCCGGTGCAGCAGCCAGTGCAGTTGGAGCTCGGCGGTTGAAATGTTCCCTGGACTCCCTGATGTGCGTAAAATCAGTTCAGCAcagctgggactgggactggcgATATTTTAGTTATGACTTCCACTGAACTGCTTTAGAAAAATGCACGAGCAAAACACACCAGTTTCCGATGCTGAGTTAATTTGTTTTGGGATTTGAGgtaatcatttgtaaaaatgtattttgttggTTTATTCAAATAGCCATTTTGGAATTGTTTTGCGCAATATTCAAAATAACCCATCAGTGGATTTTCATGACACGACTAATTGTTTGCTTGAAGAAACCTTGGAACAAGATAATTAAATGGGACAATGACTAACTGAGGTTTGGGGTTTCTTCAGGCAAACAATTAGTTGTCAAGAAAATTCGGTGTTTAAGGACCGGACTGGTTAGAGTTGAACTTTTTTACGGTGTCTAAACGGTACGTTTACTTCAGTTAGGGTAGATAACAATTAAATACCGTTTAGCTCTGAAGCATTGGTCATGGTGCGAGCTAATGAGTTTTGATGATATATTGCTCGTTAGACCAATTTTGTCCATTCTAATTATTTGTTCACAATCTAGATGGATATTCGCATGGGGTCTTGTTTAGCAGACAAGAACGTGCATGTATGTTGTCAATATTTGATCACTTGACTTATTATTCTTAGGTCTATTGACAGACTGCCGAAAGAAATGGCACACATGGGGCCACAGACTGCTTCATCTTTTGGATCTTGAATTGGACCACAACCTTTTAATTAAATTAGTCGAACGCTCATTAAAAACAATTCAAAATATGTCCAACTGCATCTTAGAAGTATTCCTACTTTTGATAATGCCAATATCTAATGGCTTCTGCGTTGTAGATTTGCTTAGTTATCCATAGCCTAATATAATACAGGTTTTTACATTCATGTCTACCTAACAATTGACGTTTCTATCTTTTGGAAAGTACGAAATATGACTCATCACACACCCTGATGACCCACGCCTCCTTTTATAAACTGAGCTATATGACTCGcctattaaataaaggttaaatattaaTACAGTAGGCCACACACACCATTTATCTACTGCAATCAATTTCTGTCGCACGCCCGGGACTATAGGCCAACCCATGTGTATGTGCAACGTTATGTCTCCTAATTGTTTTAGGCCTAAGCATATGTCTTTTGCGACAAGCAATGTATAGACGGTGCCAGACACACGGCAGTTGAGTAAGCTATATTACAATGCAGGGACCAGAGGGCACGGGAGTCTCATTGCAGGTGGTTGCCGTCGGGGACCGTTTTAGCCAGCCATGGGTTGGTCCTGGGCAGGAGGGCCATGATCGTTCAAAAGGTGCAGATGAAACGCGGATGCTGCTGATGTGTGTGATGATGGAACGTCTGTGTGGCATATTTGACTATTTTCATATGATGTGGTCGTGCCTCGATATGGGATGGGGTGCTTGCCCTTGCAGGTACGGCAGTAACCCTCAAGACCCGGGTGGAGTGTCACAGACTCAACTCTATGTTGCCATAAgccttttattttattatttatgaTTTTAATATATATTATTCAATAGGAGTTATAATACCACATTAAAGAAAAATATTACTTTGGCCAATTAGCTAATTCGTTTTATGGACAGATGATGTAACAAAATGTAAATGACATGCCTGCAGGGAGACAGAAATATTACAGTGCTGGAGCTGAGCTAGAGGCTGACTGTGACCTTAAATCATCTCTGCCATTTCTAACACTCTGGCCCATTATTTTATTTGGGGACCCCAAACGAGCCCATTTTATTGCTTGAGGACACCATTATTAGCCAGATAATGATACTTTTGCGAAGAAAAAAACAAGTTATGCAGGCAAAAAATGGACCAGCCCTTCTGGCATTTGCCCGAAATGCCAGATGGCTAGTCTGCCCCTATGGGACACTGAACCACTAGCCTAGAATTCAGTCAGTCTGGGGGCTGAATGCCACTCGGACTAGAGggttattctctctctttttgtagAATAACAAAGTGTCCATTCATGTTGCTCTCCCCAGGGAACTGGGCTCTGGCCTCCGAACACGTGACTCAAACAGACCAACCTGAGAGCGCGTGTGAAAATGAACCTGGCTGTGACAACAGCGCGAGCCACTCAACTGCCGTTGACATTTACAAGGCCTTCCCTTACAGCTGAATTCTGATAGACGATTGAAAATAATAGCTATTCCTGGGTATAGTTCGGAATACTTTTTATAGACTACATTAAAATAATGTAGGTTAAGAAATACATACATTATTAATGTTTAAAATGAATGAAAGGTGCCCTATTTGAGCTCTTTGCAATTTAAAAAATCTAGCCTATAGACTATGTTATTACTACACAGTAGGCCTATGTCTGTTAAATTTCCACCTGGTTGAGGAAAGGACATATCCCTTTCGTAAGCCTATACCCTAGCAGAGGACTTTCCCCGCAACTGAGAAAACATCTGCCTAAATTCTCCATATGAGTGCAATTTACCAAACTACATTCCCATCAAAACGTATAAGCCTTTGATCTCGCACCACCGGAGGGGGCCAACCAAGTCCTGTGAACAACCAACAGTATTATACACATGTGGTTGCTGAAAAACCCCGCAAGATGTCGCCATGGTCTTGACTTGCACCTTTTGTTGCTTGGGCCCAGAAGGATTGCTATTTTGTTCACAGGTTGTAACCCTCATTAACGTTAAACCGAGACGCGCATGACCTGCATTTTCCAGATGTGCAGTACATGTACACGGCCACTAGATAGAGCCCAAGTATCAAAAATACGTTATACCTTTTTCAGTTCTTGGCCTGGGCCTGTTCCTAGTTGTTCCTAGTTGGGGCCAACATTGGGGTCATCATTACCGTTATTCGCAATCCCCATCTCCttcaccaccactcaccacccaAACTATACTATCTGTGGCCGTTAGGCCTACCATTCGTTTTTATAGAACCAAGCCTATCATTACAAAATGCGATTTAAATTATCTGCATATATATACAAACAAAATCGTATTATTTTGTTCATTTATTTTATGAGTTATTTACTTTTATATGCCAATGTTTAGGGGTTGAATGTGCAAATATAAAGTGTTCGGAAAATACGTATCAATTACTAGCCTACATAAATAAAAGGCTTCGAAATAACAAGTAATTGGCATTTGTCGGCAGTTATTTCCCAAAGTTTCACGAAGGCTCCAATTATCCAGGTGTGGAAAAGCTGTGAGTCGCGCAGTGCACTTGAAGGTAACAGATGGCTGGAGCCTGTACTGCGGATCGTCTTTTCACTGAACTAACCTAAAACAAAAGCTAAAACGCGTATTAAGTCGTGTGGGAACGTAGGCCTAAATAATGCGATTTGAAAAATGTAATTCCGTTTTGGTCAACCTTTTTCGATGACTGGACCCACAGGCTATTCCGATTGATAGCCTATACCTACAATTAGCCACAAATAGCCTACATGTTGTTTTTTCCATTTTACACAACTTCTATCATTAAATGATGTCACGACAAAATACAAATTACCGCGTTTGAAACGGTTTCGATTTACAAATCTTTGGGCTTGGTAATTACgccattgattgattgattgaatttatTTGACAAGATGTAAAATACATACATAAGCGCGCTCCAGCAAGTGACGCCTCCACATACAATTTAAGAAAATCATCAAGGATAACACAATTAAGCTTATTagcttatttccattgtggtccaaCGGTAATGATGACGAAATCCATTCCCGGTTGTATCAACCACAATCatcctcacacatacacacatacacatagcgAGGACATCCATAGGACATCCATTTTCTACCAACGCTGTCAGGGGGCGAGGGTGCACGTGGCTAATCATACAACGCAGCCGCAGCGTCAGTCACAGGCGTCCACAGATGTTGCTAAGAGAGCATCTCAGTGAGCTAGCAGAAGGATTGGAGCGGAACATTGGTGATGTTTTCTCGCCAAGTTGATTTTGGATTCTATTTTTATTCCTATATTTGTTGCAATGTCACCAACTCTAAGGCTGATTTTCATGTATGTACTGTTCCTCTGCTGGTTGTCTCCCTGCGCGGCAGACCTATGCAACTGGAGTGGAAGGTGAGGGATTCTGCTTTTTTTTAGTAGCCAGAATTCCAAACTGGTAATTGACTTTGAGATTGCGTTTGCCGTTCTAAAAACCTTGTTGTCTAAATATGTATGGTTATTATCTGTTTATACCAATATCCTCATCGTTTTCAGGTAATTGTGTATTCTTATTGTTGCATATtattgcaacaacaacaataatatgCAATAGCACTACTTGCAGTTATCCTATAAATGGGTTTTGCCAAAACAATAAATGTTTTAACACTTGGATTCTCTGCGTTGTTTTCTGAGTGAGTGTGCCCATTTGAACCCTTCTCCTTGTTCATGGATTGCAGTGGTTTGGCGCGTGAGGCTGAGGCTAACTCGCGGACTGTGCAGCAGGTGCGGCTGCGTTGCACAGAGGGTTCGGTGGAGTGGGTCTACCCGGGCCAGGCGCTTCGGGTCGTCCTGGAACCCAACCTGTCCTCTGCGCGCCACACAACGGTCTGCATCAAACCGTTCCGCAGCTTCAACGGTGCCAGCGTCTACATCGAGCGGGCCGGGGAACTTGACCTGTTGATGACGGATGGAGGGCGGCCGGAGCAAGTGTTCTGTTTCCCGGCGGACGGACCTCAGAAGCCAGCCATCTTCCTCCTGGCGAACCCGCAGAGGGATATCAGCCAACGCGCAGTAGGCTTCAGATATGAGTTGCTGGGCGATCGGACCACTGCGCCCAACCTCGGCCAAAGTGTGTTGCAGGGTGAGTATTTGACAGTTGTGAAAAAATTACCCAATTGTCAtagttgagtaaaagtaaagattccttaatataaaatgacttaagtaaaataggaagtcacccagtaaaatactacttgagtaaaagtctaaaagtatttggctttaaatgtacttaaatatcaaaagtaaatgtaattgcaaaactATACTTAAGCAtgtaaagtaaaagtataaatactttaaaaaaaaatgcttaTGTTAAGCAAACCAGACCGCACAAGCTTATTTATCGATAGCCAGGAGCACACTAACACGCAGACATGAtctacaaacgaagcatttgtgtttagttagttcagatcagaggcagtagggatgaacagggatgttctcttgataagtgcgtcaATTGGACAATTGTACTGTCCTGCtaaccattcaaaatgtaacgtatacttttgggtgtcagggaaaatgtatggagtaaaaagtacattattttatttaggaatgtagtaaagtaaaagtacaagttgTCAAAATATAAAGTGaagtacagataccacaaaaaacGACCTAAGTAGTAGGCTACGTTAAATTTTTCGAATTTAAGAAATTTGGACCACTGAAATTTGGAGACGATACGAATTCTCTATTTGTATGACATGGTAATAAGATGTTAATTTGACACTTTTGTTGGAGTTGCAATCCCAATTGTAAATAGATGTAATCATTTATTGATATAACAAAAATAATGTATGTTTTGTCAGTTGTATTGGTGTCAAAAAAGAACATTGCAGTGAAGAATGAAAGTGATCAACAAGTATCCTTAATGCAAATCATCACCTTCAGTTGTTTTTACTTTAGACTCATCTTCTTGACCATCATTTAACCATTTCCAAGAAAGTGCATGAATAATAAAACACTGATACATTCTAACTTAATCATAGAAGACAATAAACTCCTAGCATCACAGCACACGGCACAAGAGGTGGGCCCATTCACTGTGTGGGTGGAGGGGTGTGCTGGGGAGACTGAGGGACAGTTTGGGGCccaaagaaatcagtcaattatcCAATTAAAAACCAAATCTAATCTTGCCTGGTCTAGGAAGCAGCTGCTGACCGGTCTGTTGTTTTGTCTGGTGGTCTCATTTCCACCGGAGGGACAAAGCTAGGGAGCAGGGGCCAGGGTGGCGGAGGGCCAATGGCCCCCGGGTATCTCAATGGAGAGAGCAAATACTTGTTGGATTCTACAGATGCCTCATCTCTGTGTGGGCCTGTCTCAATGGGGTGACGTCATTCTCCTGTCCtggtgatgtctgtctgtctgagtcctTCTCTCCCAATATTGACAGAGTGGAGGAGTTCAGTGGAGGATACCAGTGATTGGGGTCACCAGTCAGGTCATTCAATTAGACCGCTAAACAATAGAAGTCAAACATGGAGGTTGAGACTCATCAAGGCTTTTGATCTGTGTGGGCAGTGCTAGTATGGTGGAGGAGATGTGAATGGAGTAGAGACGCATGCCAGACATTCCTCCATCTGACCCCTTGCCTTGTTGTCTGGATGAActgaggagggatggatgaaCGGAGGGATGGAGCTGCTGGTATGTGTGTGTCAATGGAGTGGCAAGCTGTCTGTAATCCCCATCCATCAATCAGTTATCTCAAGCCCAGCCGTCACAGTAGGGTGATGGGTGTGGGCTGAAGTGTTGAAAGTGGACCATCACAGTAGGGTGTTAGTTGTGGTCTGAAGTGTTGAAAGTGGACCATCACAGTAGGGTGTTGGGTATGGTCTGAATTGTTGAAAGTGGACCCTCACAGGTGGGTGTTAGTTGTGGTCTGAAGTGTTGAAAGTGGACCATCACAGTAGGGTGTTAGTTGTGGTCTGAAGTGTTGAAAGTGGACCCTCACAGGTGGGTGTTAGTTGTGGTCTGAAGTGTTGAAAGTGGACCATCACAGTAGGGTGTTAGTTGTGGTCTGAAGTGTTGAAAGTGGACCCTCACAGGTGGGTGTTAGTTGTGGTCTGAAGTGTTGAAAGTGGACCATCACAGTAGGGTGTTAGTTGTGGTCTGAAGTGTTGAAAGTGGACCCTCACAGGTGGGTGTTAGTTGTGGTCTGAAGTGTTGAAAGTGGACCATCACAGTAGGGTGTTAGTTGTGGTCTGAAGTGTTGAAAGTGGACCATCACAGTAGGGTGTTAATTGTGGTCTGAAGTGTTGAAAGTGGACCATCACAGGTGGGTGTTAGTTGTGGTCTGAAGTGTTGAAAGTGGACCCTCACAGTAGGGTGTTAGTTGTGGTCTGAAGTGTTGAAGACCCTCACAGTAGGGTGATAGTGTCCAGTAAGATGATCACTATAAGAAGTGTAGATGATGATGGTTaatatgagagaaagagagaaatgggtGGTGATGCAGAGTATGGAGtgggcagagtgagagagatagattctgaagcgagagagagattctgaagcgagagagagattctgaagcgagagagagagttgtgaGAAGAC
It includes:
- the cbx8a gene encoding chromobox protein homolog 8a — protein: MELSAVGERVFAAESIIKQRIRRGRMEYLVKWKGWSKKYSTWEPEENILDARLFAAFEERERERELFGPKKRGPKPETFLLKAKAKATAKTYECRREMPRGIRVSYPVPMPMITPRAREGLRAVVPTIFPPSTVNRGESVRVRLPETERRPRPAPPHPFMAEEFVNIPKKRGPKPKLRLRFNVEPDSCPTEEPTKRSRLEEQQVPYGLSKMSRHCHHEGETSKRSVIQLTRRFQEGTSIVPKSNKAQRRVGTVSHPGTHSHDGRLLHKARLDQQSRRTLECPGGMSVPHPKLKHVSKNHFYRASDSSSSMQQSRPIVVAKSPAWRSSGEQSAVSWRPCLDNVEKVVVTDVTTNFLTVTIKESSTDKGFFKDNR
- the LOC118375038 gene encoding meteorin-like protein, coding for MSPTLRLIFMYVLFLCWLSPCAADLCNWSGSGLAREAEANSRTVQQVRLRCTEGSVEWVYPGQALRVVLEPNLSSARHTTVCIKPFRSFNGASVYIERAGELDLLMTDGGRPEQVFCFPADGPQKPAIFLLANPQRDISQRAVGFRYELLGDRTTAPNLGQSVLQASCRPCNDTELLLAICSSDFVVRGSIRNVSHNAERQTSLVEVSEGRVYRQRSGVFERHTGTIGVPGSSSSWHGHIHTLLQCHVKPGGGEFLFTGTEHFGEAWLGCAPRYKDFMSLYQSAWAARQNPCEFPLD